One window from the genome of Amycolatopsis sp. NBC_01480 encodes:
- a CDS encoding VOC family protein, producing MSVHPGGAGSPFWVELATADLDRSMRFYQRLFGWEFQRVKYSGGQDYVLALLDGEPVAGLRPHPGAILDWTLYLATPDLASACAQVIRLDGTVLETRPTIVPGVGAKLLIDDPSGATVGLVQPAVDYGFTAGVPGSLVWIEFVTRQAEIADRFYSRLFGYTQRQVGDGSAVDYKVYSIGPDSVIGRVRMALDTPADVPPRWIAHFAVDPGLGFDRTLHEARGAGARLRFAPYSSTLGKVAVLSDPTGTRFALIDPALAADWDYHSAVDDPYGD from the coding sequence GTGAGCGTCCATCCCGGTGGCGCGGGCAGCCCGTTCTGGGTCGAGCTGGCCACCGCCGACCTGGACCGCAGCATGCGGTTCTACCAGCGCCTGTTCGGCTGGGAATTCCAGCGGGTCAAGTATTCCGGCGGACAGGACTACGTGCTGGCGCTGCTCGACGGCGAGCCGGTCGCGGGGCTGCGGCCGCACCCGGGCGCGATCCTGGACTGGACGCTCTACCTGGCCACCCCGGACCTCGCCTCCGCCTGCGCGCAGGTGATCCGGCTGGACGGCACCGTGCTGGAGACGCGGCCGACCATCGTGCCCGGCGTGGGCGCCAAGCTGCTGATCGACGACCCGAGCGGGGCGACCGTCGGCCTGGTCCAGCCGGCCGTGGACTACGGGTTCACCGCCGGGGTGCCCGGATCGCTGGTCTGGATCGAGTTCGTCACCCGCCAGGCCGAGATCGCCGATCGCTTCTACAGCCGCCTGTTCGGCTACACCCAGCGCCAGGTCGGCGACGGCAGCGCGGTGGACTACAAGGTCTACTCCATCGGGCCGGACTCGGTGATCGGCCGGGTGCGGATGGCGCTGGACACTCCCGCGGACGTGCCGCCCCGCTGGATCGCGCACTTCGCCGTCGACCCCGGACTGGGCTTCGACCGGACGCTGCACGAGGCCCGCGGCGCGGGCGCGCGGCTGCGGTTCGCCCCCTATTCGTCCACTTTGGGCAAAGTCGCCGTGCTGTCCGACCCCACCGGCACCCGGTTCGCCCTCATCGACCCGGCGCTGGCCGCGGATTGGGACTACCACTCCGCGGTCGACGACCCGTACGGCGACTGA
- a CDS encoding FAD-dependent monooxygenase, whose protein sequence is MDVVIVGGGPNGLMAACELALGGVRPVVLERRTEPNPEPRSNGLVGQVVPMVDRRGLFEPLSGQPGPPRPNNGYFMFAAMPLHLGLLDHSPIYNLPVPELKTVQVLEKRALELGVEIRRGHEFTGLTQDSEGVTLTVRGPDSQAYELRTRYVVGADSAHSPVRKAVGIGFPGVTYDRSTSRSAYATVPPDWLDPATGALNVPGHGTVLPFLPVRTARGGFSYAPLPGRPPLVATVEWDEPESAKPMTLDEIRASINRVLGADVPIGPPPGDGPHVLRRINGGSTRVAEKYREGRVFLVGDAAHVFAAGGTGLNLGLQDAINLGWKLAAAVRGTDLLDTYETERRAIAERTITYAQAQAALLAPGEDVTGLRGLFGELLTQPGVVRVLAALVAGADVRYPVAADAHPLAGWPAPDLELHTPDGTARLGELVRRARPLLIDLTANGLGASHVDGVEVLRAKADTDVTALLLRPDSSVVWASSEPRPDTDALRAAAGEWFGA, encoded by the coding sequence ATGGACGTAGTGATCGTCGGCGGCGGGCCCAACGGCCTGATGGCCGCCTGTGAACTCGCGCTCGGCGGCGTCCGGCCGGTCGTGCTCGAACGCCGCACCGAGCCGAACCCGGAACCCCGGTCGAACGGGCTGGTCGGCCAGGTCGTGCCGATGGTCGACCGGCGCGGGCTGTTCGAGCCGCTCAGCGGGCAGCCCGGCCCGCCGCGGCCCAACAACGGCTACTTCATGTTCGCCGCGATGCCGTTGCACCTCGGGCTCCTGGACCACAGCCCGATCTACAACCTGCCGGTGCCGGAGCTGAAAACCGTGCAGGTACTGGAAAAACGCGCCCTCGAACTCGGTGTCGAGATTCGCCGCGGGCACGAGTTCACCGGCCTCACCCAGGATTCGGAGGGTGTCACACTCACCGTCCGCGGTCCGGATTCGCAAGCGTACGAGCTGCGCACGCGGTACGTCGTCGGCGCGGACAGCGCGCACAGCCCGGTCCGCAAGGCCGTGGGCATCGGCTTCCCCGGCGTCACCTACGACCGCAGCACCAGCCGCAGCGCGTACGCCACCGTGCCGCCGGACTGGCTCGACCCGGCCACCGGCGCGCTGAACGTGCCGGGGCACGGGACCGTGCTGCCCTTCCTGCCGGTCCGGACCGCGCGCGGCGGCTTCTCGTACGCGCCGTTGCCCGGGCGGCCGCCGCTCGTCGCCACCGTCGAGTGGGACGAGCCCGAGAGCGCCAAGCCCATGACGCTCGACGAGATACGGGCCAGCATCAACCGGGTGCTCGGCGCCGACGTCCCGATCGGGCCGCCGCCTGGCGACGGACCGCACGTGCTGCGCCGGATCAACGGGGGCAGCACGCGCGTCGCGGAGAAGTACCGCGAGGGCCGGGTCTTCCTCGTCGGCGACGCCGCGCACGTGTTCGCCGCCGGCGGCACCGGGCTCAACCTCGGGCTGCAGGACGCGATCAACCTGGGCTGGAAGCTCGCGGCCGCGGTCCGGGGTACCGACCTGCTCGACACCTACGAGACGGAGCGGCGCGCGATCGCGGAGCGGACCATCACGTACGCCCAGGCTCAGGCGGCGTTGCTGGCGCCGGGGGAGGACGTCACCGGCCTGCGTGGGCTGTTCGGCGAGCTGCTGACCCAGCCGGGGGTCGTGCGGGTGCTCGCGGCTCTCGTCGCGGGCGCGGACGTCCGTTACCCGGTCGCCGCGGACGCCCACCCGCTGGCCGGCTGGCCCGCGCCGGACCTCGAACTGCACACGCCGGACGGCACGGCCCGCCTCGGCGAGCTGGTCCGGCGGGCGCGCCCGCTGCTGATCGACTTGACCGCGAACGGGTTGGGCGCGTCGCATGTGGACGGTGTGGAAGTGCTGCGCGCCAAGGCGGACACCGACGTCACCGCGCTCCTGCTGCGTCCGGATTCCTCTGTGGTCTGGGCGTCCAGCGAACCGCGGCCGGACACTGACGCCCTCCGCGCGGCCGCCGGTGAGTGGTTCGGCGCGTAA
- a CDS encoding TetR/AcrR family transcriptional regulator — translation MTSEGLRERKKRETRLALSHATIRLALERGWDNVSVEDVAAAANVSERTFRNYFTSKAEAVVATHVERGQRIAEVLRERPADEPLWDALVAAVVAQFEPAESGPRDDGYATALQGLLAQPAIQHEVFRAHAQAQDELTAAIAGRTGTAAEELYPQVLAAVVAAGLGTAMAHWTRQPDRSLVAVLHEVFDQLRAGSPDPR, via the coding sequence ATGACCTCCGAAGGGCTGCGGGAGCGCAAGAAGCGCGAGACCCGTCTCGCGTTGAGCCACGCGACGATCCGGCTCGCACTGGAGCGCGGGTGGGACAACGTCTCGGTGGAGGACGTCGCGGCCGCGGCGAACGTCTCCGAGCGCACCTTCCGCAATTACTTCACCAGCAAGGCCGAAGCGGTGGTCGCCACCCATGTGGAGCGTGGGCAGCGCATCGCCGAGGTCCTGCGGGAGCGCCCGGCGGACGAGCCGCTCTGGGACGCGCTGGTCGCGGCGGTCGTCGCGCAGTTCGAGCCGGCCGAGAGCGGCCCGCGCGACGACGGTTACGCCACCGCGCTCCAGGGGCTGCTCGCCCAGCCCGCGATCCAGCACGAGGTGTTCCGCGCCCACGCCCAAGCGCAGGACGAGCTGACCGCCGCCATCGCCGGCCGGACCGGCACTGCCGCCGAAGAGCTGTACCCGCAGGTCCTCGCCGCGGTGGTCGCGGCCGGGCTCGGCACCGCGATGGCGCACTGGACGCGGCAGCCGGACCGGTCGCTCGTCGCCGTGCTCCACGAGGTTTTCGATCAGCTCCGCGCCGGGTCGCCCGACCCGCGCTGA
- a CDS encoding lipase family protein: protein MTKRLRHKIITALTAGACAAALLCAPTMADAAPSHGALLSAVPVQSLDQAGARATLDATQFGSATVRYGLDAYRVTYRTTDRRGRPTTASGLVVLPRTHAPRTAVYEHGTRSNRADVASVQESLQDRQAGLVLGAAGYVAVLPDYLGLGTGPGFHPYLDSRTEASATLDLLRAARTLTSDQGKRFDPRIFVSGFSQGGQAAMAAGQALQGDADPGFRLAALAPVSGPYDARGAELPGIFDGRVAPDVAVFYLSYWTVSMNRLFPLYGKASEVFRAPYDQYAESLFDGSHSEEDIFPRLAATPAAMFTDSYLNRVRHLSGPLLDAARDSDGTCSDWRPRVPVRLFASDADTQVPITNSLSCQRDLRAHGVDAPLTRLGATEHLDTPTVALPQIVPWFNSLR from the coding sequence ATGACAAAACGCTTACGCCACAAGATCATTACCGCGTTGACGGCCGGGGCTTGCGCCGCCGCCCTGCTGTGCGCGCCCACAATGGCCGACGCCGCGCCCAGCCACGGCGCCCTGCTCAGCGCGGTCCCCGTGCAGAGCCTCGACCAGGCCGGGGCCCGCGCCACGCTCGACGCCACGCAGTTCGGCTCGGCCACCGTGCGGTACGGGCTCGACGCGTACCGGGTCACCTACCGGACGACCGACCGGCGCGGCCGGCCGACCACCGCGAGCGGGCTGGTCGTACTCCCCCGGACCCACGCGCCCCGGACCGCCGTGTACGAGCACGGCACGCGCAGCAACCGGGCGGACGTCGCGTCGGTGCAGGAGTCCCTTCAGGACCGGCAGGCGGGACTGGTGCTCGGCGCGGCCGGCTACGTCGCCGTCCTGCCCGACTACCTCGGCCTCGGCACCGGGCCCGGTTTCCACCCGTACCTGGATTCCCGAACCGAGGCCTCGGCCACCCTCGACCTCCTGCGCGCGGCCCGGACGCTGACCTCGGACCAGGGCAAGCGGTTCGATCCGCGAATCTTCGTCAGCGGGTTCTCCCAGGGCGGCCAGGCGGCGATGGCGGCCGGCCAGGCGTTGCAGGGCGACGCGGACCCCGGTTTCCGGCTCGCCGCGCTGGCCCCGGTCAGCGGACCGTACGACGCCCGCGGCGCCGAGCTGCCCGGCATCTTCGACGGCCGGGTCGCCCCGGACGTCGCGGTGTTCTACCTGTCCTACTGGACCGTCTCGATGAACCGGCTGTTCCCCTTGTACGGCAAGGCTTCCGAGGTCTTCCGCGCACCGTACGACCAGTACGCGGAGTCCCTGTTCGACGGGTCGCACAGCGAGGAGGACATCTTCCCGAGGCTCGCCGCCACCCCCGCCGCGATGTTCACCGACAGCTACCTGAACCGGGTCCGGCACCTGTCCGGTCCCCTGCTCGACGCCGCCCGCGACAGCGACGGCACCTGCTCGGACTGGCGCCCGCGTGTCCCGGTCCGGCTCTTCGCCAGCGACGCCGACACCCAGGTGCCGATCACGAACTCCCTGAGCTGCCAACGGGATCTGCGGGCCCACGGCGTCGACGCGCCGCTCACCCGGCTCGGTGCCACCGAGCACCTTGACACGCCGACCGTCGCGCTGCCGCAGATCGTGCCCTGGTTCAACTCGCTGCGCTGA
- a CDS encoding pyridoxal phosphate-dependent decarboxylase family protein yields MLDHLESNGHDFRSLLDQVTTELAGFVDGLPQAPVDGTATAPEIVDLVAEPPGESPGDVGKVLSFAFKAGGAAIETASPRFFGYVPGSGLVSSAVGELMARVLNRFTAIGDFAPGLVALEHGVLTWLGELFGLPAGATGILTSGGSAAMLSMVVAARENRLGPDADPGAARLYVSDQTHYCVAKAAHVAGFPARSVRLVPTSDGRRLDPVALAAAIEADSAAGLRPFLVVGTAGTTNAGAVDPLGAIAEVAREHGLWFHVDACYGGFFQLTARGRARLEGIGRADSITVDPHKSLFLPYGTGALLVRERRQLTASYPGDRAAYLPDVAGDTLPDYAHLGYELTREHRGLRIWLPLHLHGLDAFRRALDEKLDLARYLYDELAAHPALDLPHPPELSTVVFRLREGGDEANRALLERIQSARRIFLSSTRLDGRLTLRLCVLSHLTHREHIDEAVTVIRAAIDA; encoded by the coding sequence GTGCTTGATCATCTCGAGTCGAATGGTCACGACTTCCGCTCCCTGCTCGACCAAGTAACCACCGAACTCGCCGGGTTCGTCGACGGGCTGCCGCAGGCGCCGGTGGACGGCACGGCGACCGCCCCCGAGATCGTCGATCTGGTGGCCGAGCCGCCTGGGGAGAGCCCCGGCGACGTCGGCAAGGTGCTGTCCTTCGCGTTCAAAGCCGGTGGCGCCGCGATCGAAACGGCCAGTCCCCGGTTCTTCGGTTACGTGCCCGGCAGCGGGCTGGTCAGCTCCGCGGTGGGGGAGCTGATGGCCCGGGTGCTCAACCGGTTCACCGCGATCGGCGACTTCGCGCCGGGCCTGGTCGCGCTGGAGCACGGGGTGCTGACCTGGCTCGGCGAGCTGTTCGGGCTGCCCGCGGGAGCGACCGGGATCCTCACCAGCGGCGGTTCGGCGGCGATGCTGTCGATGGTGGTGGCGGCCCGGGAAAACCGGCTCGGGCCGGACGCGGACCCCGGCGCCGCCCGGCTCTACGTCTCGGACCAGACCCATTACTGCGTCGCGAAGGCCGCGCACGTCGCCGGGTTCCCCGCGCGGTCCGTCCGGCTCGTGCCGACCTCCGACGGACGGCGGCTCGACCCGGTCGCGCTGGCCGCGGCGATCGAGGCGGACAGCGCCGCCGGGCTCCGGCCGTTCCTGGTCGTCGGCACGGCGGGCACCACCAACGCCGGCGCGGTCGATCCGCTCGGCGCGATCGCCGAGGTCGCGCGCGAGCACGGGCTCTGGTTCCACGTCGACGCCTGTTACGGCGGCTTCTTCCAGCTCACCGCGCGCGGCCGGGCCCGGCTCGAGGGCATCGGCCGCGCCGACTCCATCACCGTGGACCCGCACAAGAGCCTGTTCCTGCCCTACGGCACGGGCGCGCTGCTGGTCCGCGAACGCCGCCAGCTCACCGCGTCCTACCCCGGCGACCGCGCGGCCTACCTGCCGGACGTCGCCGGCGACACCCTGCCCGACTACGCCCACCTCGGCTACGAGCTGACCCGCGAGCACCGCGGGCTGCGGATCTGGCTGCCGCTGCACCTGCACGGGCTGGACGCGTTCCGCCGCGCCCTCGACGAAAAGCTCGACCTGGCCCGGTACCTGTACGACGAGCTGGCCGCGCACCCGGCGCTGGACCTGCCGCACCCGCCCGAACTGTCCACTGTGGTCTTCCGCCTGCGTGAAGGCGGTGACGAGGCGAACCGGGCGCTGCTGGAGCGGATCCAGTCCGCGCGGCGGATCTTCCTGTCCAGCACCCGGCTGGACGGGCGGCTGACGCTGCGGCTCTGCGTGCTGTCCCACCTCACCCACCGGGAGCACATCGACGAGGCGGTGACGGTCATCCGGGCCGCGATCGACGCGTGA
- a CDS encoding aminotransferase-like domain-containing protein: protein MSDDSSSRIVAGLRGWIATAPPGARVPSTRALVAEYGAGPVTVQKALRRLAGQGVVESRPGVGTFVRAARTARPNDYGWQTAALGSPNRRIADQPAALQTVSNDMIALHSGYPDRELLPDRLVRAAFARAARSESPVDRPATAGLPALQAWFAAELESVTPAGTSPVTPGDVVVIPGSQGGLSTAFRALAGAGRPLLVESPTYWGAILAAAQAGVDLVPVPSGPGGPDPEALSRLFEQSGARAFYAQPSFASPTGALWSPELTGRVLEVVRHHGAFLIEDDAAHDFGITADPRPVAALDDGGHVVYLRSLSKSVSPAVRVAALIARGPARKRILADTQAESMYVSGVLQAVALDVVTQPAWRTHLRRLRHQLKSRRDLLATSLREHAPGARLEVLPQGGLNLWARLPDTVDLDRFLRDCTAAGVVIGPGHEWFPAEPTGQFIRLNYAGPNPGAFADGARVIGRALDGH from the coding sequence ATGTCAGACGATAGCAGCTCGCGGATCGTCGCGGGACTCCGCGGATGGATCGCGACGGCCCCGCCGGGTGCGCGGGTGCCGTCCACGCGCGCACTGGTCGCCGAGTACGGCGCGGGCCCGGTCACGGTGCAGAAAGCGTTGCGCCGCTTGGCCGGGCAGGGCGTGGTGGAGAGCCGCCCGGGCGTGGGCACGTTCGTCCGCGCCGCCCGGACCGCCCGGCCGAACGACTACGGCTGGCAGACCGCCGCGCTCGGCTCGCCGAACCGCCGGATCGCGGACCAGCCGGCCGCGCTGCAGACCGTCTCGAACGACATGATCGCGCTGCACTCGGGTTACCCGGACCGCGAACTCCTGCCGGATCGCCTGGTACGCGCGGCTTTCGCCCGCGCGGCCCGCTCCGAGTCACCGGTCGACCGGCCCGCGACGGCCGGGCTGCCGGCCCTGCAGGCCTGGTTCGCGGCGGAGCTGGAATCGGTCACCCCGGCCGGCACGTCACCGGTCACCCCTGGCGACGTCGTGGTCATCCCCGGCAGCCAGGGCGGGCTGAGCACCGCGTTCCGCGCGCTCGCCGGGGCGGGACGGCCGCTGCTGGTGGAGTCGCCGACGTACTGGGGCGCGATCCTGGCCGCCGCGCAGGCCGGCGTGGACCTCGTGCCGGTGCCCAGCGGGCCCGGCGGCCCCGATCCCGAAGCGCTGTCCCGGTTGTTCGAGCAGTCCGGCGCGCGGGCCTTCTACGCGCAGCCGAGTTTCGCCAGCCCGACCGGCGCGCTGTGGTCACCCGAGCTGACCGGCCGGGTGCTGGAAGTGGTGCGCCACCACGGCGCGTTCCTGATCGAGGACGACGCGGCGCACGACTTCGGCATCACCGCCGACCCGCGCCCGGTCGCCGCGCTGGACGACGGCGGGCACGTGGTTTACCTCCGCTCGCTGAGCAAAAGCGTTTCCCCGGCGGTCCGCGTGGCCGCGCTGATCGCCCGCGGCCCGGCGCGCAAGCGGATCCTCGCCGACACCCAGGCGGAATCGATGTACGTCAGCGGGGTGCTGCAGGCGGTCGCGCTCGACGTCGTCACCCAGCCCGCCTGGCGGACCCACCTGCGCCGGCTGCGCCATCAGCTCAAGTCGCGCCGGGACCTGCTCGCCACCAGCCTGCGCGAGCACGCGCCGGGCGCACGGCTCGAGGTCTTGCCCCAGGGCGGGCTCAACCTCTGGGCGCGGCTGCCGGACACTGTGGACCTCGACCGGTTCCTGCGCGACTGCACCGCGGCCGGAGTGGTGATCGGCCCGGGCCACGAGTGGTTCCCGGCCGAGCCGACCGGGCAGTTCATCCGGCTCAACTACGCGGGCCCCAACCCCGGAGCGTTCGCGGACGGGGCCCGCGTGATCGGCCGCGCGCTCGACGGCCACTGA
- a CDS encoding DMT family transporter, with protein sequence MLSRAGLGWGLLGVAAFSFTVPFTRVAVAGGGMSPLFVGSARAAIAAVLAAGALLITRQRPPRGRQWARTAVVAGGVVIGFPLLTSFALTTAPAGHSAVVIALLPAATAVTAVLRGRERPPRSFWVMAAVGAIAAIGFAAAQGGGFGELHWSDLLLFGAVLAAAIGYAEGGLLARELGAWQTVSWALVLAAPLMFVLTAVSIVQRPPSGTPAGWAAFGYLAVVSMFLGFFAWYRGLAIGPMARVSQVQLVQPVLTISWAALLLHEPLTWPTVLGGLAVVVCAGTAVRARRRTASTGELKGTVVLQQESPTR encoded by the coding sequence GTGCTATCGCGAGCCGGGCTCGGCTGGGGACTGCTGGGCGTCGCGGCTTTTTCTTTCACCGTGCCGTTCACGCGTGTCGCCGTGGCCGGCGGCGGGATGTCGCCGCTGTTCGTCGGATCCGCCCGCGCGGCGATCGCCGCGGTACTCGCCGCGGGCGCGCTGCTGATCACCCGGCAGCGCCCGCCGCGTGGCCGTCAGTGGGCTCGCACCGCGGTCGTCGCGGGCGGGGTGGTGATCGGTTTCCCGCTCCTGACGTCCTTCGCGCTCACCACGGCGCCGGCCGGCCACAGCGCGGTCGTGATCGCTCTGCTGCCCGCCGCGACCGCGGTGACGGCGGTACTCCGCGGACGTGAACGGCCACCGCGTTCGTTCTGGGTGATGGCCGCCGTGGGCGCGATCGCGGCCATCGGCTTCGCCGCGGCGCAGGGCGGCGGATTCGGCGAACTGCACTGGTCCGACCTGCTGTTGTTCGGCGCGGTCTTGGCGGCCGCGATCGGTTACGCGGAGGGCGGGCTGCTGGCGCGTGAGCTGGGTGCCTGGCAGACCGTGTCCTGGGCCCTGGTGCTCGCCGCGCCGCTGATGTTCGTGCTCACCGCGGTCTCGATCGTCCAACGCCCCCCGAGCGGCACGCCCGCCGGCTGGGCGGCGTTCGGTTACCTGGCGGTGGTGAGCATGTTCCTCGGTTTCTTCGCCTGGTACCGCGGTCTGGCGATCGGCCCGATGGCGCGGGTCAGCCAGGTCCAGCTCGTGCAGCCGGTGCTGACCATCAGCTGGGCGGCCCTGCTCCTGCACGAACCACTGACCTGGCCGACCGTACTGGGCGGCCTCGCGGTGGTCGTCTGCGCCGGGACTGCGGTGCGGGCCCGTCGGCGAACCGCTTCCACCGGGGAACTCAAGGGAACCGTTGTGCTGCAACAGGAATCACCGACCCGGTGA
- a CDS encoding LysR substrate-binding domain-containing protein: MRALHAVAQHGSVAAAAAALHVTPSGVSQQLAKLQREAGQELLEPRGRGVQLTRAGQVLVAHAEKVLAQLAQARSDLELLREDVLGPLRIGAIPTTVHALLPPALATLAAQHPRLEVTLREGEAEQTMPQVLAGDLDLAVLESWADRPTVLPPGTAQITLFSDVADLVLPAGHRLAHRRAVDLAEVDDLPWIGWTAGSGCYDWLVQVLRKQGLDPRISCTVGGYPTQLALVAGNAGAALVPRLARESVPDGARVLTTRPALVRTILAVCRAGEEEHGGVRAALDALRAASARFEGAVSPGR; this comes from the coding sequence ATGCGCGCCCTGCACGCGGTCGCCCAGCACGGCTCGGTCGCCGCGGCGGCCGCGGCGCTGCACGTCACGCCCTCGGGCGTCTCGCAGCAGCTGGCGAAGCTGCAACGCGAGGCCGGGCAGGAGCTGCTGGAGCCGCGCGGCCGCGGCGTCCAGCTGACCCGCGCCGGCCAGGTGCTGGTCGCGCACGCGGAGAAGGTGCTGGCCCAGCTCGCCCAGGCGCGCTCGGACCTGGAGCTGCTGCGCGAGGACGTGTTGGGGCCGTTGCGGATCGGCGCGATCCCGACCACGGTGCACGCGTTGCTGCCCCCGGCGCTGGCCACGCTCGCCGCCCAGCATCCGCGCCTGGAGGTGACGCTGCGCGAGGGCGAGGCGGAGCAGACGATGCCGCAGGTGCTGGCGGGCGATCTGGACCTGGCCGTGCTGGAGAGCTGGGCAGACCGGCCGACCGTGCTGCCGCCGGGCACCGCCCAGATCACCCTGTTCTCCGACGTCGCGGACCTGGTGCTGCCCGCCGGGCACCGGCTCGCGCACCGCCGCGCGGTCGACCTAGCCGAAGTCGACGACCTGCCGTGGATCGGCTGGACCGCGGGCTCCGGCTGTTACGACTGGCTCGTGCAGGTCCTGCGCAAGCAGGGCCTCGACCCCCGGATCAGCTGCACCGTCGGCGGCTACCCGACGCAGCTCGCGCTCGTCGCAGGCAACGCCGGGGCCGCTTTGGTGCCGCGGCTGGCGCGTGAGTCCGTTCCTGACGGTGCTCGGGTTCTTACGACTCGGCCCGCGCTGGTGCGCACGATTCTCGCGGTTTGCCGGGCGGGGGAAGAGGAGCACGGTGGTGTTCGGGCGGCATTGGACGCCTTGCGTGCCGCGTCCGCTCGGTTTGAAGGCGCCGTGTCACCGGGTCGGTGA
- a CDS encoding DMT family transporter: MTTTSLPSRPDAIGPISALTDRFDPRLLATAGGLCIALSSVFIKESGTSGATSAFWRCLFALPLLAVLARWERRRVGARPKIVLPLLAGGGLGLDFVLWGEAIPRVGAGIATVLLAVQVIIVPALAFAFLAERPGRRFLLTAPVLLGGIVLAGGFIGTKTIGADPLTGAVAALVAGAGYAAYLLLIRLSSSPGTQVQTLLLATLSAGTVAVALGVPFHGLDLTPGWPALGWLACLAVVGQLVGWLLIAAALPRMTATLGATLMLLQPIGAVLFGIVLLGETPSALQLIGCVVVLAAVCFAGSGRRPQSS; encoded by the coding sequence GTGACCACGACCAGCCTGCCGTCCCGCCCGGACGCGATCGGCCCGATCTCCGCCCTCACCGACCGCTTCGACCCGCGGCTGCTCGCCACCGCCGGCGGGCTGTGCATCGCGCTGTCCTCGGTGTTCATCAAGGAGTCCGGGACCAGCGGGGCCACCAGCGCGTTCTGGCGCTGCCTGTTCGCGCTGCCGCTGCTCGCCGTGCTCGCGCGGTGGGAGCGGCGGCGCGTCGGCGCGCGGCCCAAGATCGTGCTGCCGCTGCTGGCCGGCGGCGGCCTCGGCCTGGACTTCGTGCTGTGGGGCGAGGCGATCCCCCGGGTCGGCGCCGGGATCGCGACGGTCCTGCTGGCCGTGCAGGTGATCATCGTGCCGGCGCTGGCGTTCGCGTTCCTCGCCGAGCGCCCCGGGCGCCGGTTCCTGCTCACGGCGCCGGTGCTACTCGGCGGCATCGTGCTGGCCGGCGGGTTCATCGGCACCAAGACGATCGGTGCGGACCCGCTCACCGGCGCGGTCGCGGCCCTGGTCGCCGGCGCCGGCTACGCCGCGTACCTCCTGCTGATCCGGCTCAGCAGCAGCCCGGGCACGCAGGTCCAAACCCTTTTGCTGGCAACGCTTTCGGCCGGCACCGTCGCGGTGGCGCTGGGCGTGCCGTTCCACGGCCTCGACCTGACGCCCGGCTGGCCCGCGCTCGGCTGGCTGGCCTGCCTCGCCGTGGTCGGGCAGCTCGTCGGCTGGCTGCTCATCGCCGCCGCACTCCCCCGGATGACCGCCACCCTCGGCGCGACGCTGATGCTGCTGCAGCCGATCGGCGCGGTGCTGTTCGGCATCGTGCTGCTCGGCGAGACGCCCAGTGCGCTGCAGCTGATCGGCTGCGTGGTGGTCCTCGCCGCCGTCTGCTTCGCCGGCTCAGGCCGCCGCCCCCAGAGCTCGTGA